A window of Leptolyngbyaceae cyanobacterium genomic DNA:
CAGGTACTGTATTTACAGGATCGTCATTAACTGGAGTTACCGTAACGGGAATTGTACTACTGATTTTATTGGCTGCTAATCCCACTAAGCTATCAATTTCAGCAAGTACAAAAATAGAAGTATTCCCATTAAAATTTCGAGCGGGTGTGAAAGTAAATTTGTTAATAGCACTATTGATACTGCTAACATTGCCAGTAAAAGTTATGTTAGCACTACCGTTATTACCGTTATTGAAGGTTAAGCCATCTGTACTGTTTAAAGTTAGCTTCCCATTTTTGGCAGACAGAGTAACTTTTATAGGAAAATTGAATAAATTAATGTCTCGTTCCGATATAGTATTTGGATTATTGAAAACTAAGTCGGTATCTTCATCTGTATTTAGGTTAGTAGGTAGTTTAACCAACTCATTGAGAGCAAGTGAGTTAATATTAATGGTGTCGCGATCAATGGGATTTTCAACATTATCAATATAACTTATATTATTGGCAAATCCAGAGAAAGATGTTTGTTCAGCTATAAAAATACTTTCGTTGATACTACTGCTAGGATGATTCAGTAAGACCACTAAATACTCACCTGTAAATTTATCTTTAATAATTGTATTATTAGCATCAATATCGATTCCCTGCTGTATATCTAAATCTGTATAACTGAGTCCGCCTGTAAGTGAAATTAGATCTCTACCTTTCTCAAAGTCAGTAATAACATCAGAGTCTTTTCGATTTAGGCCACCTGTTGTTCTGGTAATAGCGTTATTGGTACGACCAATTACAAATATATCATTTCCTTCCTTTCCTGTTAATGTATCTGCGCCCCAATCACCATATATGGTATCATTTCCAGCATCACCGAATATCAGATCGGAATTTTTACCTCCTCGCAATAAGTCATTTCCCGAACTCCCGTAGATGGTATCATTACCTTCGTTTCCATTAATAATATTATTTCCTGCACCAACAAATATTAAATCATCACCTTTATCACCAAAAACGGTGTTGTCACCTTTATCGCCGTAGAGAATATCGTTACCTGTTCCACCCCGTAACAGGTCGTTTCCCGATCTACCGTAGATGGTATCATCACCCTTATTCCCGTTGACAATGTTATTGCCTGAACTAGCCAGTATGCGATCGTTACCTTCCCATCCAAATATCGTATCATCTCCTGCTAGCCCCAGCAGAGTATCGGCAGAAGCAGTACCACTAATTAACATTATAGCTACCCTGATATTAATTAGATCTAATTTAGCTAATGTCCCATTACTTTTATATTTTAAATTGCGAGGATAAGCCGATCGAAAACTTCATTCAAAATTTACTAAAGCTTTAAAAAAGTATTTTCAATTAAATTAATTCTCTTAATTCAAGTTGCTATTGTCGAAAACATATCAAGAGCGTCAACTAAATCTGCAAGCGAAACATGATAGAAGCCCTTTTGCCAAACACATCGCTAAGTGCAGCCAAAAGTTCAGCTTCCTTCAGGTGAAGGCGATGAGCTTTAAGTTCGGGAACGTTCCGCAGTTCTATAGAGATATTGCAATAGCTATCGCTATCCTCAACAGAAAATAAGCCAGCATTCTCGCTCAAAAATTCTGCTGTAGAACCGTGACAGCGGGAAAGAAATAGTTTCCATTGAAGGGCATATTTCTTGCGAATATCGGGGTTGCCTACAGCAGGTAATGCTTTCGCTTTCGGTTGGACGGCAACTATTCTTTGCGGGGGCTGTGACGGCTGTGGCGGCTGAGAAGTAAACTTCTGTTTTTCTAAAGATTTTCGCTTGGACATAGCTTCTAAAGCCGCCAAACGGTTTTGGTGCTTGAGTTTACCTTCCAAATACAATTCCCAAGCAATCTTAGTAGGAATAGTATGAGTCGGTTCCACCAATTTTACTATTCTCCGCCAATCGCCCAAACTAAAATCATCGATAATTTGGATAAACTGCCGGAAAATAGCTTTATAAATTTTTTCGGGCGTACTGATGGAAGGTTGAGTCTTCACAAAATGATAAACCTGTTTAATAATAGATGGCGTAGAATTTAAGTTGACTTCTACTAACTCGGTTTTCCTACCTACAGTAAGCCGAACTCTGACTCGCTGATGATTTCTTCCTTCTCGTTCTTTAGTAGAAAAAGGGACATCGCTACCGCAGCCCGGACAAGTAGCTCGATAATGTCTGATGACATATCCATCTTTATCTATTTCGGCCTCTATAACTTTTAATTCCTCAGTCAGCGGTCTAAATATATGAGTGCAGAATTCGCACTTTTTTAAACCGATATGAGTGGTTGGGGGTGGCGTAGCTTGCAGAGTCCATTGAAAGTTATCATCAGGTAAACCGTGTTTGTGCCAGTTGTCAGTTACGTCGATAATAATCGCGGTTGATTTATTTTCGCTAATTCTCAATCCCCGTCCCACCATTTGCAACCAAAGAGTTAAACTTTCCGTCGGTCTTAGGCAATAGATACATTCGACGTTTTCACAGTCGTAACCTTCGGTTAATATTTCATAATTAGTGATGATTTGGGTTTCACCGCTTTCAAAGCGTTTTAAAATCTCAAAACGGTTTTTGATGGGGGTGTCACCGTCTAAATGTTCGGCTTGAATGTGGGATGCTCTAAATGCTTTGGCAATATCTTTGCTGTGTTGAACGGATGCGGCATAAATTATAGTACGTTTATTAGCAGCATATTTGAGATAGTTTTGAACGATTTCATCAACTCCTACCTGGGTAGTTACAGCTAAGGCTAAATCTCTAGAATTAAAATCGCGGTCGTTTTTGGCTACTCCGTAGGTAGAAATCGTTTTATCTGTAGCAAACAAACGAAATTTACTTAGATAACCTGCGGCGATTAATTTTTCGGTAGAAACTCCTATAATTAGTCGATCGAATAAGTTTTCAAATCCCTGTCCGTCAATGCGTTTGGGGGTGGCAGTGACTCCTAAAATCAGCGATTCTTGGTAATGTTCGATTAACTGACGATATGATGAGGCGGTAACGTGGTGCGCTTCGTCAAAAACCACCAGTCCGACGTTGGTTGGTAATTCTTTGCGTCTAATTAAAGTTTGGATCGAGGCAACTTGAATTTGGCAACTGGGGTCGGCTTTCATACCAGCTTTAATGATACCTACGGGAGAGCCGACTGCTTTTTCTAATTTAGAAGCGGCTTGGGTAATCAATTCGATTCTATGGGCAATTACTAGCACGTTTTGAGATTTTTTGAAAAATTCTCGACAGATATAAGCAAAACAAATTGTTTTGCCCGCGCCACAAGGTAATTGCGCTAAAACGTATTTAGAACCTCGCGACCAAGCATCGAATATATCTTGAATCCATTCAATTTGATATTCTCGGAGTTTGGTTGTAGGTATGGTAGTGAGCATGAGGTTGTAAATACAAAATCCAATGCGATCGCTTTTAACAAGATAATTTAATTTCGCCCTGACTTGCGCTCACTGGTCGGCAAAACAAAAAACTCCACTCCTTCACCCCTGATAAGAAGTACCACAAAAAGGACAAAAGCGAAACCTCAAAGACTCAATCGGCTCATTACACCCAGAACAACGATCGCGCAGTGGTGTCCCACAAGCAAAACAAAACTTAGACCGTACATCAGTCCACATCGGATCGGGAGTAGTACCGGGCT
This region includes:
- a CDS encoding DEAD/DEAH box helicase, with translation MLTTIPTTKLREYQIEWIQDIFDAWSRGSKYVLAQLPCGAGKTICFAYICREFFKKSQNVLVIAHRIELITQAASKLEKAVGSPVGIIKAGMKADPSCQIQVASIQTLIRRKELPTNVGLVVFDEAHHVTASSYRQLIEHYQESLILGVTATPKRIDGQGFENLFDRLIIGVSTEKLIAAGYLSKFRLFATDKTISTYGVAKNDRDFNSRDLALAVTTQVGVDEIVQNYLKYAANKRTIIYAASVQHSKDIAKAFRASHIQAEHLDGDTPIKNRFEILKRFESGETQIITNYEILTEGYDCENVECIYCLRPTESLTLWLQMVGRGLRISENKSTAIIIDVTDNWHKHGLPDDNFQWTLQATPPPTTHIGLKKCEFCTHIFRPLTEELKVIEAEIDKDGYVIRHYRATCPGCGSDVPFSTKEREGRNHQRVRVRLTVGRKTELVEVNLNSTPSIIKQVYHFVKTQPSISTPEKIYKAIFRQFIQIIDDFSLGDWRRIVKLVEPTHTIPTKIAWELYLEGKLKHQNRLAALEAMSKRKSLEKQKFTSQPPQPSQPPQRIVAVQPKAKALPAVGNPDIRKKYALQWKLFLSRCHGSTAEFLSENAGLFSVEDSDSYCNISIELRNVPELKAHRLHLKEAELLAALSDVFGKRASIMFRLQI